In Lacrimispora indolis DSM 755, a genomic segment contains:
- a CDS encoding YARHG domain-containing protein yields the protein MINYYKVLEVSSDASEEVIRVAYKALAKKYHPDVCKDKKIINEKMKLINEAYETLIDLEKRAVYDKWFNEEAPQPDISFSQTGEEKEEASVSPASYIKRPKKKFGIIKTGVLIYIVYLGISWFSGNSNSDSVEALTETNVTASTTTPAGESESGEVQADNVSVWSTEYLSFYLQNKSLEIYDFSKEEKNASVIANKVKPEQCYIKGSGGFLNNSIITYKKTDEETDFVYMGEIKDEKPDGYGMLYKLINYGSDYEPMLARQVVYEGMFKKGKYSGFGKSYFFFQDENEAWKFGEFVGQSGDAQKCVNDYFNELEYVGYFENGQFEGNGIFITYPDKLYTSTYSKRISMRADEDPQYYTLGIVSSNFKKGEMNGEAKLYYADYLSYDGEVKKDTMDGKGKLYYKGSDHIKYEGDFFYGEIEGKGILYDYDGNIVVSGQWKNNMCGLINAEDYQSPEMTQIMSVKDVSQGVVDKIVPETSTDADNYILPDSNLRYITREEITSFSKEALRLARNEIYARHGRKFESEDLRQYFESQPWYNGYLSQEEFDDGVLNEYERENLDLLKAIENGQTDGGAGSSDGYLEAYREIINRAYGQYGEIYTLFMI from the coding sequence ATGATAAATTATTATAAAGTATTGGAAGTAAGTTCAGACGCATCAGAAGAAGTAATTAGGGTTGCATACAAAGCGTTAGCGAAAAAATACCATCCAGATGTATGTAAAGATAAAAAAATTATAAATGAAAAAATGAAATTAATCAATGAGGCATATGAAACACTTATTGATCTGGAAAAAAGAGCTGTTTATGATAAATGGTTTAATGAGGAGGCTCCACAGCCGGATATATCATTTAGTCAAACTGGTGAAGAAAAAGAAGAAGCTTCAGTTTCTCCTGCTTCTTATATTAAAAGGCCAAAGAAGAAGTTCGGAATAATAAAGACAGGCGTTCTTATTTATATCGTATATTTAGGAATTTCGTGGTTTAGTGGGAATTCCAATTCTGATTCTGTGGAAGCTTTAACAGAAACCAATGTTACAGCATCAACTACAACACCTGCAGGAGAATCGGAATCCGGTGAAGTCCAGGCTGACAATGTATCGGTATGGTCAACAGAGTATTTATCTTTTTATTTGCAAAATAAGTCATTGGAAATATATGATTTCAGCAAAGAAGAAAAGAATGCTTCTGTAATAGCAAATAAAGTGAAACCAGAACAATGCTATATAAAAGGTTCAGGGGGATTTTTAAATAATTCAATTATAACCTACAAAAAGACGGATGAAGAAACGGACTTCGTTTATATGGGCGAAATCAAAGATGAGAAACCTGATGGATATGGGATGCTTTATAAGTTGATAAATTATGGCTCTGATTATGAGCCTATGCTTGCACGACAGGTGGTTTATGAGGGCATGTTTAAAAAAGGGAAGTATTCCGGGTTTGGGAAGTCATACTTTTTCTTTCAGGATGAAAATGAAGCGTGGAAATTTGGAGAATTTGTTGGGCAATCGGGAGATGCACAAAAATGTGTGAATGATTATTTTAATGAATTAGAATATGTAGGGTATTTTGAAAATGGGCAATTTGAAGGAAACGGTATTTTTATAACTTATCCAGACAAATTGTATACATCAACATATTCAAAAAGAATATCAATGAGGGCAGATGAAGATCCTCAATATTACACATTAGGGATTGTTTCCTCCAATTTCAAAAAGGGAGAAATGAATGGAGAAGCAAAGCTATATTATGCGGATTATCTGTCATATGATGGGGAAGTTAAAAAAGACACAATGGATGGAAAGGGGAAACTGTATTATAAAGGCAGTGACCATATAAAGTATGAGGGAGATTTTTTCTATGGAGAAATAGAAGGAAAGGGGATTTTGTATGATTACGATGGAAATATAGTAGTCTCTGGACAATGGAAGAATAATATGTGCGGCCTTATAAATGCTGAAGATTACCAGTCGCCTGAAATGACGCAAATAATGTCCGTCAAAGATGTGTCCCAGGGTGTTGTAGATAAAATAGTTCCTGAAACAAGTACTGATGCAGATAACTATATTCTGCCAGATAGTAATTTACGCTATATAACGAGGGAAGAAATAACCTCATTTTCTAAAGAGGCACTTCGATTGGCACGGAATGAGATTTATGCAAGACATGGACGCAAATTTGAATCAGAAGATTTAAGACAGTATTTTGAAAGCCAGCCATGGTATAATGGCTATCTGTCACAGGAAGAGTTTGACGATGGTGTATTAAACGAATATGAAAGAGAAAATTTGGATTTACTCAAAGCTATTGAAAATGGTCAGACTGATGGTGGAGCGGGTTCTTCTGATGGATATTTAGAAGCATATAGAGAGATCATTAACCGGGCATATGGTCAGTATGGGGAAATATATACTTTGTTTATGATATAG
- a CDS encoding N-acetylmuramoyl-L-alanine amidase family protein, producing the protein MKRFRKQLAVALVTTMMVSSFSFNGIAAENKGKWELNNGEWNYRENGEIIKNQILQYNGEKYYIKEDGIMASDEFFQPNDGGTRYAFPEGKIASGWWLYLDDEGHQLPDLQNGNWYYFDNNGIRMENSTPRIGKYRYAFDEDGKMLSRAFLEDGKKYYYEYDGQMAKDKWLNIDGDWYYFETDGSCKKASKASDSNASMDEFDEEGRLISDTTPCRTIEDIKVKGSNERNGTIGKELKVTFNVELATDSNAKKQTLTGDHDFWIEEVGSSGTYKRGWEKSLDGGKNEYTISYIPYAIETFQLKLVIDGIESDPVTITSDWSSGSDKIGGIGDTLSGNWDVSNRVASIKTLCQSLDDNSQIKETWINKIRELRVMDNSFAMLNRNMVSIDAAGVKSLLGTGELDLIGGSLNAAQGEEISLSATKGTVAALPEAFEKQLSVELDLYKGGDEIHELDVPVIVGVPVPSGMSAEGLKVFHIGEDGSPELLNTKIDGNMVYLVTDSFSNFVFAGKAVQDSSGSNNSGGGSGSGSSGGSGFNKKSSSTSSIPETSGLWQQTESGWSFKKPNGDLYQNTWIYVKGKWYWIEPDGIMAQGWKELNGKKYYLMPAMGEMLVGWILDGQNWYYTDGNGVMQTGWVNVGEKWYYLGADGHMLSSATTPDGYSVDENGVWIQ; encoded by the coding sequence ATGAAACGCTTTAGAAAACAGCTTGCGGTCGCTTTGGTTACCACAATGATGGTCAGTAGCTTTAGTTTTAATGGAATAGCAGCTGAGAATAAGGGGAAGTGGGAATTAAACAACGGGGAATGGAATTATAGAGAAAATGGTGAGATTATAAAGAACCAAATTCTCCAATACAATGGTGAAAAGTATTATATAAAAGAAGATGGAATCATGGCTAGTGACGAATTCTTTCAGCCGAATGATGGGGGAACCCGGTATGCTTTTCCAGAAGGCAAAATAGCAAGCGGATGGTGGCTTTATTTGGATGATGAAGGACATCAGCTTCCTGACTTGCAGAACGGTAATTGGTATTACTTCGATAACAATGGGATACGGATGGAAAACTCCACACCCAGGATCGGTAAATATAGGTATGCTTTTGATGAAGATGGGAAAATGCTGTCAAGAGCTTTCCTGGAGGATGGAAAGAAGTATTATTATGAGTACGATGGACAGATGGCAAAGGATAAATGGCTGAACATCGATGGTGACTGGTATTATTTTGAAACGGATGGTTCTTGTAAGAAAGCTTCAAAAGCATCTGATTCTAATGCTTCTATGGATGAGTTTGATGAAGAGGGAAGATTGATTTCCGATACGACTCCCTGCCGCACAATTGAAGATATTAAAGTGAAAGGCAGCAATGAAAGGAATGGAACTATCGGAAAAGAGTTAAAGGTAACCTTTAATGTAGAACTTGCGACTGACAGCAATGCGAAGAAACAAACATTAACTGGGGATCATGATTTCTGGATAGAAGAGGTGGGCTCCTCCGGAACTTATAAAAGAGGGTGGGAAAAATCCCTTGATGGAGGAAAGAATGAATATACCATTTCTTATATACCGTATGCCATAGAGACATTTCAATTAAAATTAGTGATTGATGGAATTGAATCTGACCCGGTAACAATAACATCTGACTGGAGTTCAGGTTCAGATAAAATCGGAGGGATAGGAGATACCTTATCAGGAAATTGGGATGTATCGAATAGAGTAGCTTCTATAAAAACATTGTGTCAAAGTTTAGACGATAACAGTCAGATTAAAGAAACCTGGATTAATAAAATCAGAGAATTGAGAGTTATGGATAATTCTTTTGCAATGCTCAATCGAAATATGGTTTCAATAGATGCTGCTGGGGTGAAATCACTTTTGGGAACAGGGGAGTTAGACTTAATTGGAGGAAGTTTAAATGCTGCTCAGGGAGAGGAAATCAGTCTTTCCGCGACAAAAGGTACTGTGGCAGCTCTTCCGGAAGCCTTTGAAAAGCAGCTCTCCGTCGAACTTGATTTGTACAAAGGCGGCGATGAAATCCATGAGCTTGATGTTCCAGTAATTGTAGGTGTGCCGGTTCCTAGTGGAATGAGTGCAGAGGGTCTTAAAGTATTCCATATTGGGGAGGACGGTTCACCTGAATTGCTGAATACAAAAATTGACGGAAATATGGTTTATCTCGTTACAGACAGTTTCAGCAATTTTGTATTTGCAGGTAAAGCCGTCCAAGACTCAAGCGGTTCAAATAATTCTGGCGGAGGTTCAGGCAGTGGTTCTTCCGGTGGATCAGGTTTTAATAAGAAATCCAGCAGCACAAGCTCTATTCCCGAAACATCTGGACTATGGCAACAGACAGAAAGCGGATGGAGTTTTAAAAAGCCCAATGGGGATTTATATCAGAATACCTGGATTTACGTTAAAGGAAAATGGTATTGGATTGAACCTGATGGAATCATGGCACAGGGCTGGAAAGAATTGAATGGAAAGAAATATTATCTGATGCCTGCTATGGGAGAAATGCTGGTTGGTTGGATTTTAGACGGACAAAATTGGTATTATACAGATGGAAATGGTGTGATGCAGACTGGCTGGGTTAATGTAGGAGAAAAGTGGTACTATCTGGGGGCAGATGGACATATGCTCTCTTCTGCAACCACTCCTGACGGTTATTCTGTAGATGAAAATGGAGTATGGATTCAGTAA
- a CDS encoding helix-turn-helix transcriptional regulator produces MNLSERIRLLLEENHLKQKDLAKEIGVTESYISALLNGRNSNISQALATLIEEKYGYNNSWILYGTEPKLKMVGKNKSLSDIHKKAILQIEKLNPGQIKAVLAFVKALEEIEDDFKEPS; encoded by the coding sequence TTGAATCTAAGCGAAAGAATCAGATTACTACTTGAGGAAAACCATTTAAAACAAAAAGATTTGGCCAAAGAAATCGGGGTAACAGAGAGCTATATATCTGCCCTCTTAAATGGAAGAAACTCCAACATATCTCAAGCGCTTGCTACATTAATTGAGGAAAAATACGGGTACAATAATTCTTGGATTCTGTATGGAACAGAACCCAAGTTAAAAATGGTAGGGAAAAACAAGTCCTTATCAGACATCCATAAGAAAGCAATTTTACAAATAGAGAAACTGAATCCGGGGCAAATAAAAGCCGTACTGGCCTTTGTAAAAGCATTGGAAGAAATAGAAGATGATTTCAAGGAACCGTCTTAA
- a CDS encoding Mor transcription activator family protein: protein MDAKDFYGIYRDLAEQLGVETTIRIYEHLHGLQITFPVKLYSKSYIEKQIKERYDGTNGKVLAKELGYTERYFKKILVSSNRSEDLMP, encoded by the coding sequence ATGGATGCAAAGGATTTTTATGGTATTTACCGGGATCTGGCAGAGCAATTGGGAGTGGAAACTACAATCCGTATCTATGAGCATCTACATGGATTACAGATTACATTTCCAGTGAAACTATACAGCAAGTCATATATTGAGAAGCAGATAAAAGAACGTTATGACGGAACAAATGGAAAGGTTTTAGCGAAGGAGCTTGGATATACGGAGCGATATTTCAAAAAAATCTTAGTGTCCTCAAATCGGAGCGAGGATTTAATGCCATAA